A window of the Halalkalicoccus subterraneus genome harbors these coding sequences:
- a CDS encoding DUF6432 family protein has translation MGAKRVHRNRTDSEVAVIDALVERPDGGMTVLELRTRADVTIDQLETALSELKRDDLIAVEKNGDRTVIRPDESVLPDPEADSPSLLDRLRDRLPF, from the coding sequence ATGGGCGCAAAGCGGGTGCACCGGAACCGCACCGACAGCGAGGTCGCCGTCATCGACGCGCTCGTCGAGCGGCCGGACGGCGGGATGACTGTCCTCGAACTGCGGACCCGTGCGGACGTGACCATCGACCAACTCGAAACCGCGCTGAGCGAGCTGAAGCGCGACGACCTGATCGCCGTCGAGAAGAACGGCGACCGCACCGTCATCCGCCCCGACGAATCGGTCCTTCCCGACCCCGAGGCGGACTCGCCGTCGCTCCTCGACCGGCTGCGTGATCGCCTCCCGTTCTAA
- a CDS encoding geranylgeranyl reductase family protein, giving the protein MYDFVVVGAGPAGSRFARRAAEEGYDVLALEQGSVGEPLACSGHVSTDIWEYTTDGAREELLQNEITGARFHLDGPGSESHPFYREEPISNVIDRVGLDRHLAAAARDAGADLREGHTVTAVIEEDDHVVVAASTPDGSAQFRARMVAGCDGPISRTRRDLGIDEPDELLHGVLGFTDETDHGDRVDVHLTVPRFFAWRIPRGEAGVEYGLGAPPGREVRGLFEEFTEGYGADTENVCSGMIPIGPPKRVTSDRGFLIGDAAAQTKPFTGGGILYGMTAADHAAERIDPEDPTSLKAYEKAWRTDLSREIRMGGWLRRAYSLPEPVQKAGLGALSGEIGVHMDRPSSLFSRAQLKALFSRS; this is encoded by the coding sequence ATGTACGACTTCGTCGTGGTCGGGGCCGGTCCCGCCGGTTCGCGCTTCGCCCGCCGCGCCGCCGAGGAGGGCTACGACGTACTCGCGTTGGAGCAGGGCTCCGTCGGCGAGCCCTTGGCCTGTTCGGGCCACGTCAGCACCGACATCTGGGAATACACGACCGACGGCGCTCGTGAGGAACTGCTCCAGAACGAGATCACGGGCGCGCGGTTCCACCTCGACGGACCCGGAAGCGAGTCCCACCCCTTCTATCGGGAGGAGCCGATCTCGAACGTGATCGACCGCGTGGGGCTCGACCGGCACCTCGCGGCGGCCGCCCGCGATGCCGGCGCCGATCTGCGGGAAGGCCACACCGTCACGGCGGTCATCGAGGAGGACGACCACGTCGTCGTCGCGGCGAGCACGCCCGACGGGTCGGCGCAGTTCCGCGCGCGGATGGTCGCGGGCTGTGACGGACCTATCTCTCGAACTCGACGCGACCTCGGGATCGACGAGCCCGACGAGCTGCTCCACGGCGTGCTCGGCTTCACCGACGAGACCGACCACGGCGACCGCGTCGACGTCCACCTGACCGTCCCGCGATTCTTCGCGTGGCGCATTCCACGGGGCGAAGCCGGCGTCGAGTACGGCCTCGGCGCCCCACCGGGCCGGGAAGTCCGCGGGCTGTTCGAGGAGTTCACCGAGGGATACGGCGCCGACACGGAGAACGTCTGTTCGGGGATGATCCCGATCGGCCCACCCAAGCGAGTCACCAGCGACCGGGGCTTCCTGATCGGCGACGCGGCCGCTCAGACGAAACCGTTCACCGGCGGCGGGATTCTGTATGGAATGACCGCCGCCGACCACGCCGCCGAGCGGATCGACCCCGAGGACCCGACGAGCCTCAAAGCCTACGAAAAAGCGTGGCGCACGGACCTCTCCCGTGAGATCCGGATGGGCGGCTGGCTCCGGCGGGCCTACTCGCTGCCCGAGCCGGTACAGAAAGCGGGGCTCGGTGCGCTCTCGGGCGAGATCGGCGTTCACATGGACCGTCCGAGCTCGCTCTTTTCGCGCGCCCAACTGAAGGCGCTGTTCTCGCGGTCCTAA
- a CDS encoding DUF5611 family protein produces the protein MREYKMRRGEHLEERIPDMEGTIEEYFGSITDTEEFNGSDLHVVDDPDNPVFKRIVAGAVAYSGKKDKLAVHFEERPAEDVIAEGNADAAADAVDAKNSFLLEATGRDAKSRRESMKRDVEDKDTDVPDAS, from the coding sequence ATGCGAGAGTACAAGATGCGACGCGGCGAGCACCTCGAGGAGCGGATCCCCGACATGGAGGGGACCATCGAGGAGTACTTCGGCTCGATCACCGACACCGAGGAGTTCAACGGCAGCGACCTCCACGTGGTCGACGACCCCGACAACCCCGTCTTCAAGCGGATCGTCGCCGGGGCGGTCGCCTACAGCGGCAAGAAGGACAAACTCGCGGTCCACTTCGAGGAACGCCCCGCAGAGGACGTCATCGCCGAGGGCAACGCCGACGCCGCCGCCGACGCGGTCGACGCCAAGAACAGCTTCCTGCTCGAAGCAACGGGTCGGGACGCCAAATCGCGCCGCGAGTCGATGAAACGAGACGTCGAGGACAAGGACACCGACGTCCCCGACGCTAGCTGA
- a CDS encoding DUF7093 family protein, whose protein sequence is MSLRCSLLGHEYGESEIEREREERGNEVVISVVELERCVHCGKAKTISENTEVTQRTGSRTESIREDTPQSAEAQTGGPGIRPRPDVASPSPQADRPVDSRPRTDSHARADADPADEDTEIVDGAPADGPDGTERDSGAWPDVEDARGGDGSSGWPETDGEDEGFDAEAPDGKTDLEFGGGLTPQTDQGAEIIDSSGGSSTDAGDTEPTFVSAGPRPAPDRPPESASETTLFCPNCGTSGLDDRESLRAGDICPECHKGYLSEGER, encoded by the coding sequence ATGAGCCTTCGGTGTTCCCTTCTCGGACACGAGTACGGGGAAAGCGAGATCGAACGCGAGCGCGAAGAGCGGGGCAACGAGGTCGTCATCAGCGTGGTCGAACTCGAACGCTGCGTCCACTGTGGGAAGGCAAAGACCATCAGCGAGAACACCGAGGTCACCCAGCGCACCGGATCGCGAACCGAGTCCATCCGGGAGGACACCCCGCAGTCGGCCGAAGCGCAGACCGGGGGACCGGGGATCAGGCCCCGTCCCGACGTCGCGTCCCCGTCCCCGCAAGCCGACCGCCCAGTCGACAGCCGACCGCGGACGGACTCCCACGCGAGGGCCGACGCCGATCCCGCCGACGAGGACACCGAAATCGTCGACGGGGCGCCCGCCGACGGACCGGACGGGACCGAGCGCGACTCGGGTGCCTGGCCCGACGTGGAGGACGCGCGGGGTGGAGACGGATCCAGCGGGTGGCCCGAGACCGACGGCGAGGACGAGGGGTTCGACGCGGAGGCGCCCGACGGCAAGACGGATCTCGAGTTCGGCGGCGGGCTGACCCCGCAGACGGACCAGGGTGCGGAGATCATCGACTCTTCGGGCGGGTCGAGCACGGACGCTGGCGATACGGAGCCGACGTTCGTCAGTGCGGGGCCGCGGCCCGCCCCGGACCGGCCGCCCGAATCGGCCAGTGAGACGACGCTTTTCTGTCCGAACTGTGGGACCTCCGGCCTCGACGACCGGGAGTCGCTTCGGGCGGGCGACATCTGTCCGGAGTGTCACAAGGGGTATCTCTCCGAAGGCGAGCGCTGA
- the ygfZ gene encoding CAF17-like 4Fe-4S cluster assembly/insertion protein YgfZ, producing the protein MTVLEPFHENHGATFEERGGRRVPRHYGRPERTHQAVRNGVGVIEMAYGVLTITGEDRVEYVDNVVSNHVPTDDGEGTYALLCDPQGRIELDLYVYNAGERLLLFVPPGRAQELADEWREKVFIQDVEIDVASDDLAVFGVHGPKATEKVASVLNKIGVPEGELVFDRGTIHDVGVTVIAGDDLAGEDSYEIVCSVAEADTVLDTLINYGSGAVPFGTRTYETLTLEAGTPLFASELKGRIPNVLGLRNAVDFEKGCFVGQEVISRVENRGEPSKRLVGLRCEAVPEAGASVSADEVVGEVTRAIESPSLDEPIAFALVEFGLESEEVTVGDETVAAIVSELPFVEGSGRSARVPSY; encoded by the coding sequence GTGACCGTCCTCGAACCGTTCCACGAGAACCACGGTGCCACCTTCGAGGAGCGCGGCGGCCGACGGGTACCGCGCCACTACGGCCGCCCCGAGCGCACGCATCAGGCGGTGAGAAACGGCGTCGGGGTCATCGAGATGGCCTACGGCGTCCTGACGATCACCGGCGAGGACAGGGTGGAATACGTCGACAACGTCGTCTCGAACCACGTCCCGACGGACGACGGCGAGGGCACCTATGCGCTGTTGTGTGATCCTCAAGGCCGGATCGAACTCGATCTCTACGTCTACAACGCCGGCGAGCGTCTCCTGCTTTTCGTCCCGCCCGGACGAGCCCAGGAGCTGGCCGATGAGTGGCGCGAGAAGGTGTTCATTCAGGACGTCGAGATCGACGTCGCGAGCGACGACCTCGCGGTGTTCGGGGTTCATGGGCCGAAAGCGACCGAGAAAGTCGCGAGCGTGCTCAACAAGATCGGCGTCCCCGAGGGCGAACTCGTCTTCGACCGGGGGACGATCCACGACGTGGGCGTCACCGTCATCGCGGGCGACGACCTCGCCGGCGAGGACAGCTACGAGATCGTCTGTAGCGTCGCGGAGGCCGACACCGTCCTCGATACCCTGATCAACTACGGGTCCGGGGCGGTCCCCTTCGGTACCCGGACCTACGAAACGCTGACGCTGGAGGCCGGAACCCCGCTCTTCGCGAGCGAATTGAAGGGCCGGATCCCGAACGTGCTGGGGCTCAGGAACGCCGTGGACTTCGAGAAGGGCTGTTTCGTCGGCCAAGAGGTCATCAGCCGCGTCGAAAATCGAGGGGAGCCCAGCAAGCGCCTCGTCGGCCTGCGGTGTGAGGCGGTTCCCGAGGCGGGTGCGTCAGTTTCGGCCGACGAGGTGGTCGGGGAGGTGACCCGCGCGATCGAGAGCCCCTCGCTCGACGAACCGATCGCGTTCGCGCTCGTGGAGTTCGGGCTCGAAAGCGAAGAGGTGACGGTCGGGGACGAGACAGTGGCCGCGATCGTGAGCGAACTACCGTTCGTCGAGGGCAGCGGGCGCTCGGCGCGGGTTCCGAGCTATTAG